The following proteins come from a genomic window of Amphiura filiformis chromosome 16, Afil_fr2py, whole genome shotgun sequence:
- the LOC140172800 gene encoding uncharacterized protein, with the protein MNIWLTNIRGLRTNKGQLEARIRNTPSDSKPDIILIDESKLDSSVPDDSHFISLNGYSCMRRDRTDDSGWGGCLIYHRNGLPIVRETHLEPKKHELMVFTILTKSGTLLLSLVYCPPKKAIGPIDWYDKHLDSLISKTKANICVLAGDFNCHHREWLASRSPTDAEGQAAVNLCCAHDLTQIVDKPTHKLGNRLDLIITDAPNMFSPITIDHDIGSSDHYLVQTMLKASPLSENPPPRRVWLYKKANWDALRNELAGAPWDRLLTKDDPEGACSNVTNTITDAMHRFIPQKSAPSFVDHPAWWNECCEKALERKNKTWRRWKALQSPDARLDYNRARNEYTTISRKACSLHKARVRGKMTDELQTGSKSWWWTARRLMDKGGKSKSQS; encoded by the coding sequence ATGAACATCTGGCTAACAAATATCAGAGGCTTGAGAACTAACAAAGGACAACTGGAAGCGAGGATCCGGAATACTCCATCAGACTCTAAACCGGACATTATTCTCATTGATGAATCCAAGCTGGATTCCTCAGTGCCTGATGATAGTCACTTCATCTCACTAAATGGCTACTCCTGTATGCGAAGAGACAGAACTGATGACAGTGGTTGGGGTGGCTGCCTAATATACCATCGGAATGGTCTCCCTATAGTCAGGGAAACCCACCTAGAGCCCAAGAAGCATGAGCTGATGGTCTTTACTATCCTTACCAAGAGTGGCACCCTGCTCCTTTCACTTGTCTACTGTCCTCCAAAGAAGGCTATCGGACCCATAGACTGGTATGACAAACATCTGGATAGCCTCATCTCCAAGACCAAAGCTAACATCTGTGTTCTAGCTGGAGACTTTAACTGTCATCATCGCGAATGGCTGGCCAGTAGGTCTCCCACTGATGCAGAAGGGCAAGCAGCAGTCAACCTATGCTGTGCTCACGACCTCACCCAAATTGTTGACAAACCAACCCACAAACTTGGAAACCGCCTGGATCTCATTATCACGGATGCTCCAAACATGTTCTCTCCAATTACCATCGACCACGACATTGGCTCTTCAGACCATTACCTTGTCCAGACCATGTTGAAAGCTTCTCCACTCTCTGAAAATCCTCCTCCACGACGTGTCTGGCTCTACAAGAAAGCTAACTGGGATGCCTTGAGAAATGAGCTAGCTGGTGCACCCTGGGACCGTCTTCTCACAAAAGATGACCCTGAAGGGGCTTGCAGTAATGTCACCAACACAATCACTGATGCCATGCACCGATTCATACCACAGAAATCTGCACCCTCATTTGTCGACCATCCTGCGTGGTGGAATGAGTGCTGTGAAAAGGCTCTGGAGAGAAAGAACAAAACATGGAGAAGATGGAAAGCCCTGCAGTCTCCTGATGCTCGCCTTGATTATAACAGAGCAAGGAATGAGTACACCACAATATCCAGGAAGGCATGCTCTCTTCACAAAGCTAGGGTCAGAGGAAAGATGACAGACGAGCTCCAAACTGGTTCGAAATCTTGGTGGTGGACAGCACGCCGGTTGATGGATAAGGGTGGTAAATCGAAATCCCAGTCCTGA